The genome window ACGAGAGATGCAGGTCGACATATGTTGGAATCGAGAGGAGGTGTGGCGGGTGAAGAGGTCCCATCAGGTGGAGCTCAAGGGAATCCGAGGGGGTTCGGAAAGATCATCAATATTTCCAGTCTGGTCGCTTTCCAAGGGGGCCTCAACGTCGTCGCTTATGCTGCTGCCAAACATGGTGTGCAAGGTATGGTGAGTTCGCACGCGGATGTAATCAAACTATATGTGATGAGGCTCAGTGCCGACTTGATTTTTTTCCTTGCCGCGATCGCAGGTCAAGGCCTTCTCAAACGGTTGGGCATCTAAAGGTGTCAACGTCAATGCCATCGCTCCTGGTTACATCGCTACAGACGTGAGCGACAAAATTCCCACTTCGTACTTCTCGCATGGCGAATCTCGAGTACTCTGGGCATattggatgatgatcgcTGACCTAGCCTGTCATTGCTCAGATGAACGAAGCCCTCATCGCCGACCCCGTCCGTTCTCGTCAGATCCTCGAGCGCATCCCTGCCGGCCGATGGGGTACCCCCTCCGATTTTGAAGGTGCTATTGTATATCTCGCTTCGAAAGCTAGTGACTATGTCAGTGGGGAATGTATCGTGGTCGATGGTGGCTGGATGGGTAGATAAGTGCATATGCTGCCAAAGGAAGCTTGTGAAGACAGATGGGGACTTCGGACCTGGGAAGAGCGATGTCCATGGGTTTCTAGCTTAGCTTATACGCTATTGACGTGCATATGTAGAGCGTTTACAATCACTGCAAGCTGTTGCACACGGTCACGCTCAAGACGCCAGCCTATATTTATCCAAGGGAAAATACACACGCCGTCCATGCAGTTTTCATAGGTGTGCTCTGACTCTGCATCTAGATCCGCCCCCCTCAAGCATCCTCGCCTCCTCCGTCGTCCTCAAGCTCTCCATTCTTCAACCGCTGTTCCCTGTCTAATCgttccttttcttctctctcttccatttCTACTACTTCCACATCTAACGGATATGTCAAAATCGCCGCAATACCCGTCAGAAGATTCAACTGTTGACCGCTCTCATGCATGGATGAAAAGATCAGAGCTTCTCCGCCTCTTGATCtgacatcttccaccattTGGACATAGTGATTTCGGGTGATGGGATCGGATGATCTGCACAGTCAGGCGTCAGTCAATAATCGGCGACAAGCTCAAATGGTGTAGGTAAATGGGCTGCAGGAGTTCAACCTACCGGAACAAATCGTCAGATATGAGCAGAGTACCGACAGCGCCTCTTTCGACAGCGAGAGCGACATGTTCCGGTCCATACCATGCTCTGAGCTCGTCGGTAGCTAACATCTTGTGGAACCTGCGCAATGGTGGTCAGCATCAGTCATACGAGGACACGGTGTGgtgacactcacttgtccAATCCCAAACCCTCCCTCGCAAATTTCGCTCCTTGCAACGTCTTGGCCACTTCTGGTGCTCGTAGCGCCTCTACAAGCCCATGCACATGTGAGGTGTTCGAATGCACTTTGATCCACTTTGACCTGGATGCGAGGAGAGGTTTGTTGGATGTCAAAGTAGCTTGTTGGAAGATGTAGTCGTACAACTAATTGGTGCAACATATTTAGCTTCAACTGGACGCATATAGCTTCATTCAGTCCACGGAATGGAAGCTGGGAAGGAGTACCCACCGAATCTCGCGTGAACCCAGGGCTGGCAATAACAATAGCTTTGAGTGTCTGGAACGGTATTAAGCGGAGAATCGCTTGGTACACGGTGGAGAAAAAGTTTTCCACAGCCTGTCATACTTATCCTGTGAGCTTGCGTGTCCTCGTGACGCACAAGTCCCCGGGAGACCCCAGACTTACCTTATCATGGCCTGATGTGCCgccctttctctttctggGAACAGGTGTATCAATTCTTTGTCTGACCACTGTCATGTGTTCTGATAATAGACAGATGACAGCGGTGCCTGCAGCCAGAAGAAAAGATCAGTAAATAACCCGTCACACCCGCCATCTGCACCATCATTCCCGCTTGGTATTGGTAAGGGACAAAGTCCACTGAGCGGAGGCGCgcccaactcaccttcaccacaAACGATAGCTCCGACCTCtgctcctcgtccttcttgcGTACTCTCCTCTATGCGCTCCAAAGCGATCGAATCCCATCCGGACGCTTTCGTCAATCTAAAATCACGATTTGCTGAATGGAAGTTGACATCAGCTCTGATACATCGTTGCTTCTCGATCGTCCTTCTTAGACTCATCCCGATACGCTCAGGGTTATCTGCACCGATATACACCTCCCGTCTGCTTGAatggacactcaccttctaGATCCAAGGTATGATAAGCTCCCAGTCTGACATAATCGTTCTCCTCAATGACCTTTCCTGATATTTGCAAACTGGCTGTAggctctttcttctctccttgtccattTGCTTGACTGCTCGATGCGGCAGGGGAGAAAGTGGTCTGCGAACGCGAGAAAAGGCTACTCAGCCAAAGTACGCGAGCCTGTGCATGTATACAAGGATGGGTGGAACCCACCTTCGTCACTTCGAGAGTCAGATTCGTTCGAACCCGGTATGAATCCGATGATCCGGTAGAAGAAACGGTTTGGACTCGTCGCACAGCCAGAGCTCGGACATGATCTCCCTAGCGAATACGATATATCAATTGGCCATCGTACACTTGGATGAGATGTTCAGCTCGAATGGGGCAGGAGATCAGCTCACTTCCGAAATGAGATTATAGACATGCCACatatcttcatcgtcttccgGTCGAAGTGTCACATAACCCTATTGTCATATCAGCGGACGCCTTTGGAGGTATTGCATTGAATAATAGACAAGCACGAGCGGGCACTCACAGAAccgtccttctccacatGCTTATTGACGAGCTTCATATTGAATATACGAAATGAATCGTGAAAGGAGTTCGAAATGGGGCTCAGATGAGATGGGCTACACCGCCGATTCAATGACTCTGCAGATGACCGTTCGGGGATCGACGGCGATGGGCTGATTGAGTAGCGAATTTTACCTTGACAAGTGGTTGATGTTGAATGCTGTAGAGTTGCAGAATTGAAGATGCCAGAGTTCAATGGCTCACGAGCGATGAAAGTGATGACGCCGATGACAAAAGGCAGCTCTCGTTGGTTGAATCGAATTCCATCCACGTGTTTCACGCGTTATCCCACCAAAGCTGCTGCTCGTGTTTATGAATTTTGCTGTGGGGTGAATGGAATATTCGTCACGGTGGAAGCCCCAAAGACATCACTAGTTCCGCACCAGCGTGAGGCGCCAGACCAAGGAAGTCATTTCATACATCTTATCATGACGTTGCCCTCTGCTAATCCCAT of Kwoniella newhampshirensis strain CBS 13917 chromosome 3, whole genome shotgun sequence contains these proteins:
- a CDS encoding mRNA surveillance protein pelota, whose translation is MKLVNKHVEKDGSGYVTLRPEDDEDMWHVYNLISEGDHVRALAVRRVQTVSSTGSSDSYRVRTNLTLEVTKTTFSPAASSSQANGQGEKKEPTASLQISGKVIEENDYVRLGAYHTLDLEANRDFRLTKASGWDSIALERIEESTQEGRGAEVGAIVCGEGTAVICLLSEHMTVVRQRIDTPVPRKRKGGTSGHDKAVENFFSTVYQAILRLIPFQTLKAIVIASPGFTRDSLYDYIFQQATLTSNKPLLASRSKWIKVHSNTSHVHGLVEALRAPEVAKTLQGAKFAREGLGLDKFHKMLATDELRAWYGPEHVALAVERGAVGTLLISDDLFRSSDPITRNHYVQMVEDVRSRGGEALIFSSMHESGQQLNLLTGIAAILTYPLDVEVVEMEEREEKERLDREQRLKNGELEDDGGGEDA